From one Amycolatopsis sp. FDAARGOS 1241 genomic stretch:
- a CDS encoding carbohydrate ABC transporter permease codes for MRPRRRAGAWVYVVLVGVLGASLFPLYWSFVVSTRDNSAIGETSPLLLPGGHLVENVRRVFDTVDFWLAIGNSLIVAGTVMVSNVVLASFAGFAFARLKFPGRNSLFLFVVGSAMVPAQLGVIPLFLVVSDFGWYGQLQAVIVPALVSAFGVFWMRQACEGAVPGELVDAATVDGASVLRTFWHVAVPSIRPQAAVLAMLTFMAAWNDYFWPLVVLDPNETPTVQVVLSQLASGYYTDYALMLTGATLGVLPVIALFLVLGRYLVRGILKGAVHG; via the coding sequence GTGAGGCCGCGGCGGCGCGCGGGCGCGTGGGTCTACGTGGTGCTCGTCGGAGTGCTGGGCGCTTCGCTGTTCCCGTTGTACTGGTCGTTCGTGGTGTCCACGCGGGACAACTCGGCGATCGGGGAGACGTCGCCGCTGCTGCTGCCGGGCGGGCACCTGGTGGAGAACGTGCGGCGCGTGTTCGACACCGTCGACTTCTGGCTGGCGATCGGCAACTCGCTCATCGTCGCGGGCACCGTGATGGTGTCCAATGTGGTCTTGGCGAGCTTCGCCGGATTTGCCTTCGCGCGGCTGAAGTTCCCCGGCCGCAACAGCCTCTTCCTGTTCGTGGTGGGCTCGGCGATGGTGCCGGCGCAGCTCGGTGTGATCCCGCTGTTCCTGGTGGTCAGCGATTTCGGCTGGTACGGGCAGTTGCAGGCGGTGATCGTGCCCGCGCTGGTGTCGGCGTTCGGCGTGTTCTGGATGCGCCAGGCGTGCGAGGGTGCGGTACCCGGTGAACTGGTGGACGCGGCCACTGTGGACGGGGCTTCGGTGCTGCGGACGTTCTGGCACGTGGCCGTGCCCTCGATCCGGCCCCAGGCGGCGGTGCTGGCGATGCTCACGTTCATGGCCGCGTGGAACGACTACTTCTGGCCGCTGGTGGTGCTCGACCCGAACGAGACGCCGACCGTGCAGGTCGTGCTCTCGCAGCTGGCCAGCGGCTACTACACGGACTACGCGTTGATGCTCACGGGCGCGACGCTCGGCGTGCTGCCGGTGATCGCGCTGTTCCTGGTCCTGGGGCGTTACCTGGTGCGGGGGATCCTGAAAGGTGCTGTGCATGGCTGA
- a CDS encoding GH1 family beta-glucosidase, with protein MAELEFPAGFWWGAATASYQIEGGVAEGGRGLSIWDTYSATPGKVLEGHTGEVACDHYHRYAEDVALVDELGLPVYRFSVAWPRVMPDGRTRNAEGLAFYDRLVDELLSRDILPVLTLYHWDLPQAIEDRGGWPARDTASRFADYAAVVHDALGDRVPQWTTINEPFCAAFLGYGSGVHAPGIQDYDTALVAAHHLLLGHGLAMRALTEQARPGQDFSLALNFAPALADGDTAAHREAVRKFDGIHNRFFLDPVLGKGYPADVMADVEHHGGRFAASIQDGDLDTIAAAIDWLGVNYYAPARVAPLDDPLAPSNCPLPGLRGMDVLPPRGPLTSFGWEQTPSSLTDLLVWLDSRTGGLPLVIAENGAAFEDTVTDGSVPDTARVSYLDTHIRAVHAALATGADIRGYLAWSLLDNFEWGMGYTQRFGLVHVDFATQTRTIKHSGRFLGRVARTNRLPG; from the coding sequence ATGGCTGAACTCGAGTTCCCCGCGGGCTTCTGGTGGGGTGCCGCCACCGCGTCGTACCAGATCGAGGGCGGGGTGGCCGAGGGCGGCCGCGGACTGTCCATCTGGGACACCTACAGCGCCACACCGGGCAAGGTCCTCGAAGGGCACACCGGGGAGGTGGCGTGCGACCACTACCACCGCTACGCCGAGGACGTCGCCCTGGTCGACGAGCTGGGGCTGCCCGTGTACCGGTTCTCTGTGGCCTGGCCGCGGGTGATGCCCGACGGCCGCACCCGCAACGCCGAAGGCCTCGCGTTCTACGACCGGCTCGTCGACGAGCTGCTGAGCCGCGACATCCTGCCGGTGCTCACGCTCTACCACTGGGATCTCCCGCAGGCGATCGAAGACCGGGGCGGCTGGCCGGCCCGCGACACGGCGTCCCGCTTCGCCGACTACGCCGCCGTGGTCCACGACGCCCTGGGCGACCGCGTGCCCCAGTGGACGACGATCAACGAGCCGTTCTGCGCGGCGTTCCTGGGGTACGGCAGCGGCGTCCACGCCCCGGGGATCCAGGACTACGACACCGCGCTCGTGGCCGCGCACCACCTGCTGCTGGGCCACGGCCTCGCGATGCGTGCTCTGACGGAGCAGGCCCGGCCGGGCCAGGACTTCTCGCTGGCGCTGAACTTCGCCCCGGCTCTGGCCGACGGCGACACCGCCGCGCACCGCGAAGCCGTCCGCAAGTTCGACGGCATTCACAACCGCTTTTTCCTCGACCCCGTCCTCGGCAAGGGTTACCCGGCCGACGTGATGGCCGACGTCGAACACCACGGCGGCCGCTTCGCCGCGTCCATCCAGGACGGTGACCTGGACACCATCGCCGCGGCCATCGACTGGCTCGGGGTGAACTACTACGCCCCCGCCCGCGTCGCCCCGCTCGACGATCCGCTCGCCCCGAGCAACTGCCCGCTGCCCGGCCTGCGCGGCATGGACGTCCTGCCCCCACGCGGCCCGCTGACCTCCTTCGGCTGGGAACAAACCCCGTCGTCCCTCACGGACCTGCTGGTGTGGCTCGACTCCCGCACCGGTGGCCTCCCCCTGGTCATCGCGGAAAACGGCGCGGCCTTTGAAGACACCGTCACGGACGGCTCCGTCCCCGATACCGCGCGTGTGTCCTATCTGGACACCCACATCCGCGCCGTCCACGCCGCCCTCGCGACCGGCGCCGACATCCGCGGCTACCTCGCCTGGTCCCTGCTCGACAACTTCGAATGGGGCATGGGCTACACCCAACGCTTCGGCCTCGTCCACGTCGACTTCGCCACCCAGACCCGCACCATCAAGCACTCCGGCCGCTTCCTGGGCCGGGTGGCCCGCACCAACCGATTGCCCGGTTGA
- a CDS encoding BTAD domain-containing putative transcriptional regulator produces the protein MPGDAHSGLRVDVLGPLRAWRGPAEVKLGPARQRAIFAMLAVNAGRSVPRAELITGVWGDSPPASVEGSVHTYVSGLRRALDPDRTKWTASGVLVSDPHGYSLALHPNGLDVAVFERHRELGQQHAEAGDHDKAAAEYDAALALWRGEALSGVPGEFAERHREHLAELRLDTIERRAAAVLELGGHQDLIAPLSVLVDEHPLREALRESLMLALYRSGRHSDALDVFRDARATLRAELGVEPGVRLRELHGSVLAQDPLLDLPQSPAPAPVPGPEPISVLPPRVSRALAGGDTGPLFGREVETEHLVELLSEVRDGRGRAVWIEGEPGIGKSELLTRVFSHAAGPGLQLAWVAADELSTRFPLQVLLECLAIDAASPDPRRARVAKELMGEGAAPRAWGSNDPVLGAVDRLLSLVDELCADAPLVLVIDDLQWADESSVLVWHRLCAATRQLPLLLVAATRPAPDRAELAQLRRGVESRDGVVLDLEPLVSDDVERLIEDLLGAGPGPGLRELAARAAGNPLYVKEMVDVLVRAGAVEVDSGYADVDDPAEFETPRSLVAAVDRRLDFLPPETQDVLRWGALLGMEFAVGDIAAVLGIRPSDLLAPLEEAVAANVLIDTGTQLAFRHPLLRQALYNRLLSGTRAALHRQAAEALARIGAPVKRVAEQLVAAPSTVDPWVLDWLAENQSAVTNRAPLIAVELLERALTACSAADPRREGLITALVKVLFRLERNPEPLAVQALELSKDPENVAEMRHLLATLRFRRGEVARAVQTLEDAEDDPALPEIWHVRRRHLLANFRRGGLDDLDVAEASAHRARAEADGDRYLTAHALQTLWLVDSVRRHHASALQHIDEAIEAVGDEHELADLHLDLLDNRVFTLQNLDRLAEADRTLRAAGEVAQRHAMPIGLQVSVAVHRYWEGRWDEALVELDTVTEDGPAITFYGLREPGAAALLLHGVASLIAARRGERGQAAAHLDAAEEYAPATGAERESFDFLLVAHALVAWQRGEVKEALAVLEPILNPTYAAMMLRHQWLPMFVSLALEAGDDARALRGLAVCEEEAAKEREPARAHAAMDWCRGLIDGDPAPVLRTVEHFRAVGRRPELASALEDAAALLARLGDLPAAQAAFDEAAELYSALSARWDLQRAEKRLRDLGVRRGGRSPAAARRGWDSLSPLEVRIATLVADGRSNPDIATELALPRRTVQAHVARLLGKLESPSRSGVASAVARRTS, from the coding sequence ATGCCAGGGGATGCGCACAGCGGGTTGCGGGTGGACGTGCTCGGCCCGTTGCGGGCCTGGCGCGGTCCGGCTGAAGTCAAGCTCGGGCCGGCGCGCCAGCGTGCCATCTTCGCGATGCTCGCCGTCAACGCAGGCCGCTCTGTGCCGCGCGCAGAACTCATCACGGGCGTGTGGGGCGACTCTCCGCCGGCCAGCGTCGAGGGCAGCGTGCACACCTACGTCTCGGGCCTGCGGCGCGCCCTGGACCCGGACCGCACGAAGTGGACGGCCTCCGGTGTACTGGTCTCCGACCCGCACGGCTACTCGCTGGCACTGCACCCCAACGGTCTCGACGTGGCTGTCTTCGAGCGCCACCGCGAGCTGGGACAGCAGCACGCCGAGGCCGGTGACCACGACAAAGCCGCCGCGGAGTACGACGCCGCGCTCGCCCTGTGGCGTGGGGAAGCGCTCTCCGGCGTGCCCGGCGAATTCGCGGAGCGCCACCGCGAGCACCTCGCCGAGCTGCGGCTCGACACGATCGAGCGGCGGGCCGCCGCGGTGCTGGAGCTCGGCGGCCACCAGGACCTGATCGCCCCGCTGTCGGTGCTCGTCGACGAGCACCCGCTGCGCGAGGCGCTGCGGGAGTCGCTGATGCTCGCGCTCTACCGCAGCGGACGCCACTCCGACGCCCTCGACGTGTTCCGCGACGCGCGCGCGACCCTGCGCGCCGAGCTGGGCGTGGAACCCGGGGTGCGGCTGCGGGAGCTGCACGGGAGCGTGCTGGCGCAGGATCCGTTGCTGGACCTGCCCCAGTCGCCCGCACCGGCTCCGGTGCCCGGACCCGAGCCGATCTCGGTGCTGCCACCGCGCGTCAGCCGCGCGCTCGCCGGCGGTGACACGGGTCCGTTGTTCGGCCGCGAGGTCGAGACGGAGCACCTGGTGGAGCTGCTGTCGGAGGTGCGCGACGGGCGCGGGCGGGCCGTGTGGATCGAGGGTGAGCCGGGCATCGGCAAGTCGGAGCTGCTGACGCGGGTGTTCAGCCACGCGGCCGGCCCGGGGCTACAGCTGGCCTGGGTGGCGGCCGACGAGCTGAGCACGCGGTTCCCCCTGCAGGTGCTGCTGGAGTGCCTCGCGATCGACGCCGCTTCACCCGATCCGCGCCGGGCTCGCGTCGCCAAGGAGCTGATGGGCGAAGGCGCCGCGCCGCGGGCGTGGGGGTCGAACGACCCGGTGCTCGGCGCCGTCGACCGGCTGCTGTCGCTGGTTGACGAGCTGTGCGCCGACGCGCCGCTCGTCCTGGTGATCGACGACTTGCAGTGGGCCGACGAGTCGAGCGTGCTGGTGTGGCACCGCCTCTGCGCGGCGACGCGGCAGCTGCCGTTGCTGCTGGTGGCCGCGACACGGCCGGCGCCCGATCGCGCGGAGCTGGCGCAGCTGCGCCGGGGCGTCGAATCGCGCGACGGCGTGGTGCTGGACCTCGAGCCGCTGGTGTCCGACGACGTCGAGCGGCTGATCGAGGACCTGCTCGGCGCCGGCCCCGGGCCCGGCCTGCGCGAGCTGGCCGCCCGTGCCGCGGGAAACCCGTTGTACGTCAAGGAAATGGTCGACGTGCTCGTGCGCGCGGGTGCGGTCGAGGTCGACTCCGGGTACGCCGACGTCGACGACCCCGCCGAGTTCGAGACGCCGCGCTCGCTCGTGGCGGCCGTCGACCGGCGGCTGGATTTCCTGCCACCGGAAACGCAGGACGTGCTGCGCTGGGGTGCGTTGCTGGGCATGGAGTTCGCGGTGGGCGACATCGCGGCGGTGCTCGGCATCCGGCCGTCGGACCTGCTGGCGCCGCTGGAAGAAGCGGTGGCGGCGAACGTGCTCATCGACACGGGCACGCAGCTCGCGTTCCGGCACCCGTTGCTGCGCCAGGCCTTGTACAACCGGCTGCTGTCGGGAACGCGGGCGGCGTTGCACCGGCAGGCCGCGGAAGCGCTGGCGCGCATCGGGGCGCCGGTGAAGCGGGTGGCGGAGCAGCTCGTGGCCGCGCCGTCCACAGTGGACCCGTGGGTGCTCGACTGGCTGGCGGAGAACCAATCGGCCGTGACGAACCGGGCGCCGCTGATCGCCGTGGAGCTGCTGGAGCGCGCGCTCACGGCGTGTTCCGCAGCCGACCCGCGGCGCGAAGGCCTGATCACGGCGCTGGTGAAGGTGCTGTTCCGGCTGGAGCGGAACCCGGAACCCCTTGCGGTGCAGGCACTCGAGCTGTCTAAGGACCCGGAGAACGTCGCGGAGATGCGGCACCTGCTCGCGACGCTGCGGTTCCGCCGGGGTGAGGTCGCGCGCGCCGTGCAGACACTGGAGGACGCCGAGGACGACCCGGCGCTACCGGAGATCTGGCACGTACGGCGCCGGCACCTGCTCGCGAACTTCCGCCGCGGCGGCCTGGACGACCTCGACGTCGCCGAGGCCAGCGCGCACCGGGCCCGCGCGGAGGCCGACGGCGACCGGTACCTGACGGCGCACGCGCTGCAGACGTTGTGGCTGGTCGATTCCGTGCGCCGGCACCACGCGAGCGCGCTGCAGCACATCGACGAGGCGATCGAGGCCGTCGGCGACGAGCACGAGCTGGCCGACCTGCACCTGGACCTGCTGGACAACCGCGTGTTCACGCTGCAGAACCTCGATCGCCTGGCCGAGGCCGACCGCACGCTGCGCGCGGCGGGTGAGGTCGCGCAGCGGCACGCGATGCCGATCGGGCTGCAGGTCTCGGTCGCGGTGCACCGGTACTGGGAGGGCCGCTGGGACGAAGCGCTGGTCGAGCTCGACACCGTGACCGAGGACGGTCCGGCCATCACCTTCTACGGCCTGCGCGAACCGGGCGCGGCCGCGCTGCTCCTGCACGGCGTCGCGTCGCTGATCGCCGCGCGGCGCGGCGAGCGCGGGCAGGCCGCTGCGCACCTGGACGCGGCCGAGGAGTACGCGCCGGCGACCGGCGCCGAGCGGGAGAGCTTCGACTTCCTTCTGGTGGCCCACGCTTTGGTGGCCTGGCAGCGGGGCGAGGTGAAGGAGGCGCTGGCCGTCCTGGAGCCCATTCTCAACCCGACCTACGCGGCGATGATGCTGCGTCACCAGTGGCTGCCGATGTTCGTCTCCCTGGCTCTCGAGGCGGGGGACGATGCCCGGGCGCTGCGCGGTCTGGCGGTGTGCGAGGAGGAGGCGGCGAAGGAACGCGAACCGGCGCGCGCCCACGCGGCGATGGACTGGTGCCGCGGCCTGATCGACGGCGACCCGGCTCCGGTGCTGCGGACGGTGGAGCACTTCCGGGCCGTGGGGCGCCGGCCGGAACTCGCGAGCGCTCTGGAAGACGCGGCCGCACTGCTGGCCCGGCTCGGCGACCTGCCGGCGGCCCAGGCGGCGTTCGACGAAGCGGCCGAGCTGTATTCGGCTCTGTCGGCCCGGTGGGACTTGCAGCGGGCGGAGAAGCGGTTGCGGGACCTGGGCGTCCGGCGCGGTGGCCGGTCCCCGGCCGCCGCCCGGCGCGGGTGGGATTCGCTGTCGCCGCTGGAGGTCCGGATCGCGACGCTCGTGGCGGACGGCCGGTCCAACCCGGACATCGCCACGGAACTGGCCTTGCCGCGCCGGACGGTGCAGGCGCACGTGGCGAGGTTGCTGGGGAAGCTGGAGTCCCCGTCGCGCAGCGGGGTGGCGAGCGCGGTGGCGCGGCGGACGAGCTGA
- a CDS encoding AfsR/SARP family transcriptional regulator, whose translation MSAADGAAGGLTAPTIQLLGPVRAWHGSNEVSLGSAHRRTVLAVLAIAPNRTVSREELIDSVWGDAPPASAQGSIYTYVSGLRRALEPGRTKGSGPQLLASIGSGYSLCVEAGTVDVHRFEALREQAQRHLAAGERRQAREKLDEALGLWHGEPLQGLPGPFAASHRARLEELRLATVERRAEVVLDDGGHGELVTELRALTNEHPFREPLHGLLMRALSLGDRRTEALAVYTDLRDKLVDSFGTEPSPPLRELYEQVLGGGAAKPSPAPRPTPAPARVPRFPLPVLPPRADVFFDRASETLLLREAVAGLGSGLGRSIWVEGEPGIGKTALLAETLAMTQRSGAKPLFAAADALDQRFALRPLLDALGVHPRASDLRRAELAVALGENPGGDPVEGVLGLVRELCAEQPLALVVDDLQWADDATLRVWRYLSRETRRLPLLLVGACRPVPRPAELDGLRAELAADGTELLALGPLPESAVRDLAADLTGAPPGQVLRTLTSFAAGNPRYAMEIVETLLTNGMILLDGAQAIVDGNSCRTIPAPLGSRITLYLSFLSSGTRDVLRWAALLGKEFSLADIAIATERQATALVGAVEEALAAGVLTESDDLLAFRHPLLRRVLYEKTPAAMRVALHRQLAEAFQGAGASPERVAEQLSAAPVQVDPWVTGWLLEHIGAVATGAPRMAVDLLKHVVTQASLPADAREPLTATLARLLFWLGREPEAEARSVVARTEDSRQAAEMRWILAYIYYRRGEFAEASEEVRRTLADPNVPEMWRGRHETLRATLERLAVDETSEPDLSELGVLDGLDDAAEPLSTARRLAATRAVPGEMHLAGAVHYYWRGRWPEALTELDTVIKGGAETASYVLRSPGSALLVHGVGALIAGHRDEPDEASAHLEAAAHQHWPQGLEPNGGDYLLAAEAQLAELEGNAEAALAALAPLLDEGYPPSARQQWLPDLVRLATQLGEQHYAYQALRLIDDEDADAPPAHTAAAAHCRGLVTGDPDAILGAAAHYEAAGRVLKHARATEDAAILLAEHGRLDEARAAFRSALTSYTTLGAAWDVRRAETRMHPHGIRRAHPVRSRAAGE comes from the coding sequence CTCGCGTCCATCGGCTCGGGCTACTCGCTGTGCGTCGAGGCCGGGACCGTCGACGTCCACCGCTTCGAGGCCCTGCGCGAGCAGGCCCAGCGCCACCTCGCCGCCGGCGAACGCCGCCAGGCGCGCGAGAAGCTCGACGAAGCGCTGGGGCTCTGGCACGGCGAGCCGTTGCAGGGGCTGCCCGGCCCGTTCGCGGCGTCGCACCGCGCGCGGCTGGAGGAGCTGCGCCTGGCGACGGTCGAGCGCCGCGCCGAGGTCGTGCTCGACGACGGCGGCCACGGCGAGCTCGTGACCGAACTGCGGGCGCTCACGAACGAGCACCCGTTCCGCGAACCGTTGCACGGCCTGCTCATGCGCGCGCTGTCGCTCGGCGACCGCCGCACCGAAGCGCTGGCCGTCTACACGGATCTGCGCGACAAACTGGTCGATTCCTTCGGCACCGAGCCGAGCCCGCCGCTGCGCGAGCTGTACGAACAAGTCCTCGGCGGCGGCGCCGCGAAGCCGTCGCCGGCGCCGCGGCCCACGCCGGCGCCCGCCCGCGTACCGCGGTTCCCGCTGCCGGTGCTGCCGCCGCGCGCGGACGTCTTCTTCGACCGCGCGAGCGAGACGCTCCTGCTGCGCGAAGCCGTCGCCGGTCTGGGCAGCGGCCTCGGCCGGTCGATCTGGGTCGAGGGCGAACCCGGGATCGGCAAGACCGCGCTGCTCGCCGAAACGCTCGCGATGACCCAGCGGTCGGGCGCCAAACCGCTGTTCGCCGCGGCCGACGCACTCGACCAGCGTTTCGCGTTGCGCCCCTTGCTCGACGCGCTGGGTGTGCACCCGCGCGCTTCGGACCTGCGGCGCGCGGAGCTGGCCGTCGCGCTCGGGGAGAACCCCGGCGGCGACCCGGTGGAGGGCGTCCTCGGGCTCGTCCGCGAGCTGTGCGCGGAGCAACCGCTCGCGCTGGTCGTCGACGACCTGCAGTGGGCCGACGACGCGACGCTGCGGGTGTGGCGCTACCTCAGCCGCGAGACGCGGCGGCTGCCGTTGCTGCTCGTCGGCGCGTGCCGCCCGGTGCCGCGGCCGGCCGAGCTGGACGGGCTGCGCGCGGAGCTCGCCGCCGACGGCACGGAACTGCTGGCGCTCGGACCCTTGCCCGAGAGCGCCGTGCGCGACCTCGCGGCCGACCTCACGGGCGCCCCGCCGGGCCAGGTGCTACGGACCCTGACGTCGTTCGCGGCGGGAAACCCGCGCTACGCCATGGAAATCGTCGAGACGCTGCTCACCAACGGCATGATCCTGCTCGATGGCGCCCAGGCGATCGTCGACGGCAACAGCTGCCGCACGATCCCGGCGCCGCTGGGCTCGCGAATCACGCTGTACCTGAGCTTCCTCTCCAGCGGCACGCGCGACGTGCTGCGCTGGGCGGCCCTGCTGGGCAAGGAATTCTCGCTCGCCGACATCGCGATCGCCACCGAGCGGCAGGCAACGGCGCTCGTCGGCGCCGTCGAAGAAGCGCTCGCGGCCGGCGTGCTCACCGAGTCCGACGACCTGCTCGCCTTCCGCCACCCGCTGCTGCGCCGCGTGCTCTACGAAAAGACGCCGGCCGCGATGCGCGTGGCGCTGCACCGCCAGCTCGCCGAAGCGTTCCAGGGCGCGGGAGCGTCGCCCGAGCGCGTGGCCGAACAGCTGTCGGCCGCGCCCGTGCAGGTCGACCCGTGGGTCACCGGCTGGCTGCTCGAGCACATCGGCGCGGTCGCCACCGGAGCACCGCGCATGGCCGTCGACCTGCTGAAGCACGTCGTCACGCAGGCGTCGCTGCCGGCCGACGCGCGCGAGCCGCTCACGGCCACGCTCGCCCGGCTGCTGTTCTGGCTCGGCCGCGAGCCCGAGGCCGAGGCGCGCTCGGTCGTCGCGCGCACCGAGGACAGCCGCCAGGCCGCCGAGATGCGGTGGATCCTCGCGTACATCTACTACCGGCGCGGCGAGTTCGCGGAAGCGTCCGAAGAGGTCCGCCGCACGCTCGCCGACCCGAACGTGCCGGAGATGTGGCGCGGCCGTCACGAGACGTTGCGCGCGACGCTCGAACGCCTGGCCGTCGACGAAACGTCCGAACCGGACCTGTCGGAGCTGGGCGTGCTCGACGGTCTGGACGACGCCGCCGAGCCGCTGAGCACCGCGCGCCGGCTGGCCGCCACGCGCGCCGTGCCCGGCGAGATGCATCTCGCCGGCGCCGTGCACTACTACTGGCGCGGGCGTTGGCCGGAGGCTCTCACCGAGCTCGACACCGTGATCAAGGGCGGTGCGGAGACTGCGTCGTACGTGCTGCGCAGCCCGGGTTCGGCGCTGCTCGTGCACGGTGTCGGCGCGTTGATCGCGGGCCACCGTGACGAACCGGACGAAGCGAGCGCGCACCTCGAAGCCGCGGCGCACCAGCACTGGCCGCAGGGCCTCGAGCCCAACGGCGGCGACTACCTGCTGGCCGCCGAAGCGCAGCTGGCCGAGCTGGAGGGCAACGCGGAGGCGGCCCTGGCCGCGCTGGCCCCGTTGCTGGACGAGGGTTATCCCCCTTCGGCGCGGCAGCAGTGGCTGCCGGACCTGGTGCGCCTGGCCACCCAGCTCGGCGAGCAGCACTACGCGTACCAGGCGCTGCGGTTGATCGACGACGAAGACGCCGACGCCCCACCCGCGCACACCGCGGCCGCCGCGCACTGCCGCGGCCTGGTCACCGGTGATCCCGACGCGATCCTCGGCGCGGCCGCGCACTACGAGGCCGCCGGCCGCGTCCTCAAGCACGCGCGGGCCACGGAGGACGCCGCGATCCTGCTGGCCGAGCACGGCCGGCTCGACGAAGCGCGCGCCGCGTTCCGCAGCGCGCTCACCAGCTACACCACGCTCGGCGCGGCCTGGGACGTGCGCCGGGCCGAGACGCGGATGCACCCGCACGGGATCCGCCGTGCCCACCCGGTGCGCAGTCGCGCGGCGGGCGAATGA